gttgaaatatcaaaaacttcaaaaagatctcttaaaagatccgcaatatgccaatcataatcatttaatgcataaatatctgcttcacaatcattattaattaattgtatttcatataattcgactactcttctatattttgtaatattttgtaaaagtttatatgtggaattccatctaatggccatatccaaatttatattttttcttttcatatttaacattttgcaacaatgaaaaaataattcatgttttgcttgagaactattaatactatatgcaatgcctctaattttttccaatgtactatcaacattttttaatccatcctttacaattaaatttaaaatatgtgcacaacaacgcacatgaaatattttagcatgatcttcttttacttgccaatatagttttaatctatgtattgctgcatcattattagcagcattatctaatgttattgtcaatattttatcacgaatgcctaaatctataatttcatcatttattaaagatgctatatttttaccactatgtggagcatttattaatttaaatgaaattattcttttatttaatttccattcattatcaatgtagtgagcagttatacataaaaaaccagtgtgagttaaagatgtccaaatatcagatgttaaacaaatatttccttcaaaatttgcaaaaaaattttttaaaatttctttttgtgtataaaattttttcataatatctcttttaactgtatttccagaccaacctttaaattgaggattaatacctcgttgaattgttcctacaaatcatgagtttccatcatgttgaaaggttgttctgctcttattatataatcaatcatttcttcacgacagttagattcattataagaaaatgtttttaaatttccactttcatttttacctaattgcatataatttctaatatctacattatttttagttttacaattttcatgatgtctttttaaatgacttgtgcctgcatttgagccaccagtaagaaatttattacaaattttacattttgcttttatttcttttttattattttctaaaattatttctattctatcaaaaaattccatatatttgaagtaaattttttgtttgatgatatttcatcacatggactagatgatgaagaagcacttgtcatattataattattgataaaatattatgccaaaaataataaagtaataaatataaaaaaaatgtaacaaaaaaataaagtagtaggggtgaagtatgttactcaattagagaaccgatgcagaaattcctagcaaatttgaactcttggagccaccaatgcttgttttgcaccaccaacaatattgtataatttgatggaaaaataaaagaatttgaaatattgtagaatgtgagagaaatagagagagaaatagagagaatttgatgaaaaaatgaaatggaagaagatgtatttataggaagattttaaaaaaaaaaattaaaaaaaaaaaaaaaaaatttgacatgtgaccgttggagcctccAACGGTCATATGGGAATAATGGGATGGAGctaaaggctccaacggtcacatgaccgttggagcctttaattttttttttaaaaataatatactgtatttttatatacatataactaagtccattaataaaacataaaaagtttGTAGCTTAGTTGGTTAAAGCTTTAAACTTTAACCATGAGgggaggggttcgaatccccccctctcccttccctttcattttggctttaataaaaaagcccgcccggcccggcccggcccggcccgcccaaGCCCGCCCACCAGCCCGGCCCGCCCAAGCCCGCCACCAGCCCGCCAACCCGCGGCTCATAGGCCGGGCCGCGGGCCTACCATTCTTGcatggcccggcccggcccggcccgttgaCTGGTCAACGGGCCCATAGGCCCGGCCCGAGCTGGGCCGCGGGCCTCTTATTtcaggcccggcccggcccggcccgcccgttggagacccttaaTTAGACAGGTTATAGATTGGTTGTTTTGCATTATTTTGAACCTAAGGTTCAAGCCCCCTTTTGCACAActtgaattttgtttaaaaaagcTAAAAAGAGGTTTATAAACCTCATTCAACCTAAGCAAGACAAGTAGCCCTTGGGCCATGATAGCAACATGTGCAATGTGGGGTGACCCATGAACAACGATTAGATGCCCATTTTGCTGAACCGAACCAAGAGACCAGTTCATCAATTTGTTGGTTCAACCATTGATTTGATGTCAGTTCGATACCCCTTATGACTCAAAATGTGAACCTGATCGGATCAAGGTCCAAACAATGGTCTGATTTGTTCAACCGGTCGATCggtctagtttttaaaatattgattacATTTTAGGTTTAGGTCACTTTGTTGCACCCTTTAGTTTAGCTCACTTGGTTTCTAATCGGAGTCAAAATATGTGCTATAGTGGcacatatttgatatgatttatgtACCTTAAGACATTCAAATCATTTGACTTGACCCATATGGATGCTAAGACCCTAACCATgagtttaacttttattttggagatttatctctaGTTTAAGGGAAGAAATGAGTGCAAGTTAAAAtcattttagattttgaaagaacaagaaagggttaaatgagaaagtgagagagtcaagactcatggagtATGAGAAAAGGCAAGACGAGGATATTATATGTTTGAGAGATGAAGAATGTGAAGGGAATTAAGCCGAATTCCCAActtgtgagaaacaaaaaataaagaaaacatacgccaaagaaaaacaatcacacacacaagacaatatttacgtggttcgacaatttgcctacgtccacggagttgtagggatatcactattatcaaggaagaatacagagtacaacctacggttacaatattttctctctatatataacacaacaaccacaccacactaaaaaaaaccctaattacaaaaggcggttccacaatgggctaaatgGGCCTATTGGCCCAAGCCTTCGCCCCATGGACCaagcctcaataaatctcccattaaaaaaccaCGCAATATTATTCGAGTCGGGTCTTCAAACtgaatcaaacaaaactaggctatACAAAGCCCAACAGAATGACCATTATTAGTAAGAAAAAAGGCACACAAATATGGGAAATAAGGCATGAAACAAAATTCATCAAgtttccatggaaatttggaactcaaaatctaaTAGTAACATATACTTTGACTTTAAGGTAAATTTTGGAGCATTTTCCAAAGTCAATTTTGGGTAAGCATTaatcatttcaaagctcagaaGTCAAAAGTGATGCATAAATCAGAGATGAAAGGAGGAAGTTATGCGTGTTTGAAATGAATTGATCAAAGAAGAATACCGAGTTTGAAATTGGTAACTAGAAttcaaaatggtttttggtCATTTAGAACTCAAAGGAATGCAAGGAAACTTTTGGTTGATGCCAAATTTGAAGAAGAGGCACACATTTCTCCTACTTATGAGtttgaaattgatttggaaCTTACCCAAATTTCGAACTCAACCACTGGTGATTGAGTTTGAGTTTCAAAACATGTCAAAACAAGTTCCAAATGCCTCCATCCAATTTAAAATGCATCATACTCATTTAGAACTCATAATTTTTGGTTGTTTatgacttttctttgtaataagTGACCAATgggagtgtgccacatgttaagTTATTGAATTtactatataaactctcttagtacTAGGAGCTATTTTTCGAAAGTTTGATGTTTGCGGTGAAAGAAGACAacaactttggtttgtttttttcttctttattgaatacattgcttttattttattttatttatttatttattcaaatcatAGATAACTCCATTATgaattgtgaatgtgacatcatccTCATGAGAAGCTAAAAAGCTAATTTGGGGCTTGAAatatgaaaacctaagggctagaaACTTATAGGAATAATAGGTAAATTATTGTAACAATAAGATTAATTAATGGATTGAgttacaatttattaattttttatcttatctttGTGAGTTATTTCAGGTAATGATATGGtaggttattacttgatactagtgattcttggtaactctAGATCATTAGTCATCCTAGTTTTCTCTATCGTTATCTACCATGAAATAAAGCTATAAgaagtaggaagggttaaaaagttGAACCTTGAACcagtaatcaatctcattcatttgatgattttagaaatttgttttaaaaatgaaaaattaggtttGAAATGTAATGTTGAGTTATACAGCAAAGGTTGATCATGAATGActaaggatcccaaaaccctaatatCACTCTACTAAAAAAACCTTTGCtctctctaatttctatacctaAAGTTAGATTATGAAAACCCTAGACTTgaataaattgaattaaaaattaatattcactttgttattaatttagctTTTTTCACTTAGTTTCAATTCATAAAAATCAATccatatattgtttttcacctttagaatttaaataaaagtaattctTTTAACCTAGTTTTAACAAATTTTGTAAGCCAGTTCCTAATGACAATATCCAgaatactacaaaagtcataatagttttttctttaatttttcttggttaggGCTGCTacgtattttaaatattttgatacaaaaaaaaataaaaaatcaatcaattgcATTTTAGGAtaaacttttaagaatatttttttatttaaaaaaaattgttttcaaattacatGACCAAACGAGCTCCaagaaattaaaatcttttactacctcaaattttaaaaattctaaaagtgattttaaccacataattaatattaaattttttgaaaagatttttaagttcattttttaaaataagagttctttcattttatatacaacttcctatttttctttttattttaaaaaaaaaattagaaagagaattcataccaaaacaaaaattagaaagtGCATTCAAACCAGTACATAATATTAATCACACATCATGCTTTTGATTAGCTAAGGTCCCAAGTTCAAGCCTTTCCCGTCTAGTCATCTATCTTTGTGATCACAAAATTTGTGATTCAACTAACACTCGCTCTATTTCTAAGTTCTAAAACACCAGTTGTGGAATAGAAACCCAACTCCCAACCTCTTCAAAGCTAATCCCTCAAAAGGAAGAAGGCATCACAAAACCAAGTTCTGCAATGCCCAAGTGGTTctaggaaaataaaacaatcacTTGAGCAAGTCTAGGAAGGCAAGTCAAAAAATTGCTTGATATCTTCCCCAATATTTCAACAAACTTACATCTCGGTTTACAAAGATTTACATGTATGACCctgaaagaataaaaagaaaaagaaactaatgATGACAGATATAAGCAAAAAACTAATGATGACAGATATAATTTTTCATGTATCCATTTTGAGACATGATGTATGTATGTGTATGAAAACTCCCACCTCTCTCTTTGGGGAGCAGACACCTTGCTACTCCAGATCTATGATGGGCTTCAGTATAACTTCAACTTTGTAAGCCATTTTTCACTGATTGCTGGCCCCAACCTTTCAGAAGGTGAAAATTTTCTCCATTGATGCTCTATACAAAATAACTGAAGACTACTTCAATCAATCTGGGAAGAACCTCTCTCACTCTATAGACATTCTATGAAAAACAATCTTGGATGGGATCTCTGTTTACTTATCCTCCTCCCTTTCTTCTCTTCTGAAGTAATACTACTCATATTGGATATATGAACTTCAGGTGTTTGGGTTAGCACTTAAAATAAAGAGAATGTTTTACGGTGCCCAGAATGATAGGAAGAACGGGCCTGCTCAACTGATGCTCTTGGAGTGGGTGCTGTACTATCAACAGTATCTGCTTGGGCATCTGAGGATCGAGGGAGAAGCTTGCAACCAATTCTTCTTGCAACCATGCGAGGAGAATTGAGGGAACTATGGGTCTTGCTGACCTTTTTCATCTCTTGCTTCATTTTAGTAAACTCTTCTTCAAGTTCCCCAACTCTAGATCTCATTCTTTCCAAGTCTACTTTTAAGACCTGGTTTTCTCGAACAACAGTCACCCATCCATCTCGCTGTACAATCTGGCCTGCCATGTCACTTGAGATGGTTATGGGACCTGCAGGGGCATTTTCATTGTCTATGACATGAAGGCAACCAGCCAGTGCGGTTCTCAACTGCATTTGCTCAAAGAATAGAACTTGAAGAACTACCCTAAGAGGCAGTCTTTCATTTTGGGATGCATGGGCACATGCATCAATAGAGAGTTTCTGGTAGTCGATTATGTTACAGAGTTGTTCCTTCTCTTTCTCCGAAAGCCAAGGGTGTGCCTGCACAATTCCATGCGAAAGCATAAACTTCCAGATTCAACATCAAACTTTTAGTTAAAGATTGGTCCTTGAAACCCCTTAAATATAACTACACCATCAAAACAAGGACAAAACAAACACATACTCccacaacacacacacacacacttgcAGATAGAAGTACCATCCTTGTATATAGATccataaatacaagaaaaccaACAATGGTTGATGTTTAAATAATAGAATGCAAATTAAGAGAACAAAAACTCTGCCATGCTTGAACTGAACCCCAATTAAGCTTAAATGGATCCAGTGGTTGGCTTTCAAAAAGCTCAATTTCAGCTGAACTTTTCTaatattgttgaaaattttgaaccaATTTTCTAAAGCATGCATTTCACCCAAAATCAGAATGAGACAGTTTTAAGCCGGTTATGCAAGGACTTGTCCAAATTTGGCCAACCAATGAATCAAATTGAGCCATCTGAGGAGTTTCAACAGTTTTTGAGTTGATAGAGTCGATTTCTAAAGTCAAGTGTTTTTTGACAGCAACCAACCTCTAACCTGGTTCTAATTTTGAGAATAAGACTAGAATCACTAGTGTAGCAATACATGGCCACAACAGGAAGATAACTTCTTGTGAATAGACAGAATCGTGGGATGGAAAAGGAGATTCTACAGCATATTTGGAGGTCCTATTGAGTTCAAATAACTTCTCACCCATACCATCCTTGTCCATACCATTTGAGGGCacaaacccataaaaaaaaatggatgaagtCTAACAATAACACAAATAAACAGGTTTTAAATGcaatgataaataaaaacaaatttcaaatgcCATGTGAAATGTGATAGCATGAATTCATTTTCATGGGATGTCTAAACATCTCCTTAACCTATGCTTCAATGGTATCATATGGATAAGTTCAAACCTTGAAATATATATCCAGTGCTCTGTACAGCCCATCATGCAAAGATCTTGACGATTCTGGAAGGGCCTCTGCAAGAGAACGTATTTTTCCTGGCTTCAGGTTTACATCAGAAGCCACCTCTGCAATATAGCTATCCATCAACTTCGCAACTTTTCTTAATGGTCCAGATAATGGTGATGTCTCCAGGTCCAAAGATGCAGGAGAAAATGATGTTATCCTTGGTTCTGAAGATATAAAATGGTGGACAATCTGTTCAACACAGTCATTATTATACAAAGTATCAGAATCAGAATAAGTAGGAATCAGAAGACTATCTAGAGTTGCCAGTTCCAGTTGCATCCCTATTCTCCTCATTAATGACTCCTTGCATGTTTGATTAACACCTAGTATCAATGCAACTCGAAGAAGTCCCAGTAGGAAACGGCAAAAGGACTTCCCCTTCTTTTCAGGGAGTAGCTTTTCAATGCTTTCCAACAGGACTCTCTGATCAACGGCTGCAGGTGTCAAGCTAAAACTTGCAACGGTCATAGTTTTGCCACTTTGTCCACTCTGCCACCGGCCCAGACCTGGTAGGTACTTTCTAGTGTAATACATTATAGCACCCGCTAAGTTTTCGGATCTTATACCTCTTGCTTCCATTGTCTGAATAAGTCTCTTAAACAAAAGCACATTGAGATATGATATATCTTCAAACCACCAGTCAGATTCTGAGCTTCGAATTCTTGCGCCGGTGTTTATCCCATTCCATAGGATGCTTCCTCCTGGGCTTTGCAAGCTGCCATACATCATCATGGGCCATCCAAACAAACTTGGATCTGTAGAAACCATCATAGATAGAGAATTCAAACATTTGCTTATTATGTGGAGCTTTTCAGCCATAGGCATGACAGGATCAGAACTTTGAAGGGCCAATATACAATCCTTCCAGTTGCGAAGTATAGTTTTATGAAAGAAACTCTCTGATTTAGACAGTAAGTTCTCTTCTCCATATGCATCTGTCATTCCTAGATAGTCTGCCGCACAATACACCATTATTATGTTCCTTGGTGTCAACTCCACCCGGACACCATAACAGAATTTAACAGCGATCAAGAAAATGTCAGGACCACCAGGGAATCCTTCTAGTGAAGTAGTGAATTTAGCCTCATGAATACCTTGAGATTCTTCAAACATTTTCTCTATCTTCCCACATTTGGATATGAGAGGAAACTGGAAAGTCAGGAATTGTtgtaaattttagaaaaaatccAGGGTCAAGCAATGTGTAGCTTTTTGTCTCCTAATtgaaaaacaacataaaacaagGAACAGTAcaatatataaagaataaagtTTGAAGCTCCTTCCTATAGCACATAAGTACGATAATATCCACTATAACAATGGGAGAAGGACTATGCTGACCATGCACATAATATCcaacaaattaagaaaataatttatgaacaGCAGCATGAAGCTATATGTAAGATACCTTATTAATTGCCCAAATAACCACAGAAAATCGTCAATGTATGATGAAAAAGTGAAACATATATTC
The sequence above is drawn from the Vitis riparia cultivar Riparia Gloire de Montpellier isolate 1030 chromosome 6, EGFV_Vit.rip_1.0, whole genome shotgun sequence genome and encodes:
- the LOC117916566 gene encoding BTB/POZ domain-containing protein At3g44820; amino-acid sequence: MAPPAAKVSGFHREGNDWFCTASLPSDVTVVVERVNFHIHKFPLISKCGKIEKMFEESQGIHEAKFTTSLEGFPGGPDIFLIAVKFCYGVRVELTPRNIIMVYCAADYLGMTDAYGEENLLSKSESFFHKTILRNWKDCILALQSSDPVMPMAEKLHIISKCLNSLSMMVSTDPSLFGWPMMMYGSLQSPGGSILWNGINTGARIRSSESDWWFEDISYLNVLLFKRLIQTMEARGIRSENLAGAIMYYTRKYLPGLGRWQSGQSGKTMTVASFSLTPAAVDQRVLLESIEKLLPEKKGKSFCRFLLGLLRVALILGVNQTCKESLMRRIGMQLELATLDSLLIPTYSDSDTLYNNDCVEQIVHHFISSEPRITSFSPASLDLETSPLSGPLRKVAKLMDSYIAEVASDVNLKPGKIRSLAEALPESSRSLHDGLYRALDIYFKAHPWLSEKEKEQLCNIIDYQKLSIDACAHASQNERLPLRVVLQVLFFEQMQLRTALAGCLHVIDNENAPAGPITISSDMAGQIVQRDGWVTVVRENQVLKVDLERMRSRVGELEEEFTKMKQEMKKVSKTHSSLNSPRMVARRIGCKLLPRSSDAQADTVDSTAPTPRASVEQARSSYHSGHRKTFSLF